The Linepithema humile isolate Giens D197 chromosome 2, Lhum_UNIL_v1.0, whole genome shotgun sequence genome has a segment encoding these proteins:
- the LOC105670490 gene encoding uncharacterized protein encodes MMSQIDDDVEPNLSNLKWKKIGKAVALMIYPLKSSTEPGRYSSFDFRDYGMCTTDGGSHFWDGMFIVYNKTKDKFEDIRRYPALKSAEVVQTNITKAMFSSAHADSGALPLDINPYRNPSYSFTKETWNGTLETYYDSNNEVNQLLYELIYAEDINETKQDITLAQIIPSNWDSTERIKDNWSLFVQGYENIENDQTGKLITLPRFVLMTSRTFLKLHGTKTYASPNIIVYTDESIDPFEEKNWDWIKIGENVILKNIKPISSIFSSPIEKQFQHFGIYCGLWTGGNVKEDDDVFISDTSDTVSTEAKKKDI; translated from the exons ATGATGTCGCAAATTGATGATGATGTTGAACCCAATCTATCTAATCTGAAATGGAAGAAAATTGGCAAGGCAGTTGCTTTAATGATATATCCACTGAAATCAAGTACAGAACCAGGACGTTATAGTTCATTTGACTTTCGTGATTATGGAATGTGTACAACAGATGGCGGATCACATTTTTGGGACGG AATGTTTATAGTGTACAACAAAACAAAAGACAAATTCGAAGATATTCGAAGATATCCTGCGTTGAAATCAGCGGAAGTGGTACAAACAAACATTACCAAAGCAATGTTCAGCAGCGCCCATGCGGATTCCGGTGCATTACCTTTGGATATAAACCCATATCGCAATCCTTCTTATAGTTTCACAAAAGAAACATGGAATGGGACTTTAGAGACATATTACGATTCAAATAATGAAGTTAATCAATTGCTATACGA ATTAATCTATGCTGAAGATATTAATGAGACTAAGCAGGATATAACTTTGGCACAAATAATTCCAAGTAATTGGGACTCTacagaaagaataaaagaCAATTGGTCCCTCTTTGTTCAAGGATacgaaaatatagaaaatgatCAAAcg GGAAAACTTATAACTTTACCACGTTTTGTATTGATGACATCAAGAACATTTCTAAAGCTACATGGTACAAAAACGTATGCGTCACCAAATATTATCGTTTATACTGACGAATCGATCGATccttttgaagaaaaaaactgGGATTGGATAAAAATCGGCGAAAatgtaattcttaaaaatatcaaaccgATTTCGAG TATTTTCAGTAGTCCAAtcgaaaaacaatttcaacatttCGGAATTTATTGCGGTTTATGGACTGGGGGAAACGTAAAAGAGGACGATGatgtatttatttctgatACATCTGATACAGTTTCCACTGaagcaaagaaaaaagacatttAA
- the Naglu gene encoding alpha-N-acetylglucosaminidase, with protein MGTVISWLRLSIIIFGLFISTSRCHKRDMFQNTLGHIKPRASSEVQAKAAENVAERLLGKERSKLFIMKVDVNLGPDGKDTFKITKNSLGKIEICGTSGVAVTWGLHYYLKTYCNGHISWDGTQIDLPNTLPNVRVKITSNDRFRYYQNVCTAGYSSAWWQWDQWEKNIDWMALNGINLALAFTAQEAIWQKLYREFNLTENEINEHLGGPAFLPWMRMGNIRGFGGPLSSNWHNRTIRLQHQILRRMRDLGIVPVLPAFAGHVPRAFARLFPNVNMTKIDPWNKFNDKYCCPYLLEPTHSLFKIIGQKFLQMYIDEFGTDHIYNCDTFNENEPSKSNLTYLRNVGRSIFSAMNATDTKAIWLVQAWLFVHDSTFWTEPRVRSFLTSVPTGRMLVLDLQSEQFPQYSRFQSYYGQPFIWCMLHNFGGTLGMFGSAQIINQRTFEGRNMNGSTMVGTGLTPEGINQNYVIYELMNEMAYRHEPVDLDAWFENYATRRYGAWNKYTTATWRYLGRTVYNFIGPERIRGHYVITRRPSLNISPWIYYDRENFYFMWNVFLKARYGRGNNTLYRHDVVDITRQGLQLMADGIYTRVLSSYKKKNITTFRSHASDMLELFDDLESILASGNNFLLGTWLAQAKDMAVDEEEKRSYEYNARNQITLWGPNGEIRDYANKQWSGVVADYFKSRWALFLTALEKSLVQGTKLNISEINDRIFHEVEQPFTFSTKLYPTELKGDTIDIAMKIISKWYAEESSSNAKIH; from the exons ATGGGTACCGTGATATCATGGTTACGACTATccattataatatttggatTGTTTATATCAACTAGCCGTTGCCATAAACGCGATA TGTTTCAGAATACTTTAGGCCATATAAAACCACGAGCGTCATCGGAAGTTCAGGCGAAAGCAGCTGAAAATGTTGCAGAAAGACTGCTGGGCAAAGAGAGAtctaaattgtttattatgaAAGTAGATGTTAATTTGGGTCCTGATGGCAAGGATACTTTCAAG ataacaaaaaattctcTAGGCAAGATCGAAATTTGCGGCACTTCCGGTGTCGCGGTCACATGGggtttgcattattatttgaaaaccTATTGTAATGGTCACATATCGTGGGACGGTACACAAATTGATCTACCTAACACATTGCCAAACGTTCGAGTTAAAATCACATCTAACGACAG GTTCAGATATTACCAGAATGTGTGTACTGCGGGTTACAGTTCAGCCTGGTGGCAGTGGGATCAGtgggaaaaaaatatcgacTGGATGGCTCTTAATGGAATCAATCTTGCTCTCGCTTTTACCGCTCAAGAGGCGATCTGGCAAAAATTATATCGAGAATTTAATCTCACCGAAAATGAGATTAACGAGCATTTGGGCGGACCTGCCTTCCTACCCTG GATGAGAATGGGTAATATTCGTGGTTTTGGTGGGCCGCTATCGTCAAATTGGCATAATCGCACCATACGTTTACAACATCAGATTCTTCGAAGAATGAGAGATCTTGGAATTGTTCCGGTATTACCAGCATTCGCCGGCCATGTACCACGAGCTTTTGCCAGACTTTTTCCAAACGTTAACATGACGAAGATCGATCCTTGGAACAAattcaatgataaatattgttg CCCTTATTTATTAGAACCAACACATTCACTATTTAAAATCATTGGACAGAAATTCCTACAAATg TACATTGACGAATTCGGCACCGATCATATTTACAATTGTGATacttttaatgaaaatgaacCCAGTAAAAGTAATCTTACTTATTTGAGAAACGTTGGCCGATCAATTTTTTCGGCTATGAACGCTACCGATACTAAAGCGATCTG GTTGGTGCAAGCTTGGTTATTCGTGCACGATTCCACATTTTGGACGGAACCCAGAGTTAGGTCCTTTTTAACCTCAGTGCCTACG GGGCGAATGCTGGTATTGGATTTACAATCGGAACAATTCCCACAATACAGCCGATTCCAATCATATTATGGTCAGCCATTTATTTGGTGTATGCTTCACAATTTCGGCGGTACTTTGGGAATGTTCGGATCTGCACAGATCATTAATCAG CGCACATTCGAGGGTAGGAATATGAATGGCAGCACGATGGTGGGAACCGGCCTAACACCCGAAGGCATCAATCAGAACTACGTAATATACGAATTAATGAATGAGATGGCGTATCGTCACGAACCCGTGGATCTCGACGCTTG GTTCGAAAATTACGCTACTCGAAGGTACGGCGCGTGGAACAAATACACGACGGCTACTTGGCGATACCTCGGTAGAACAGTTTATAACTTTATCGGTCCGGAAAGGATCAGAGGGCATTACGTCATTACCAGACggccaagtttaaatatttcaccaTGG attTATTATGATCgggaaaatttctattttatgtggAATGTGTTTTTAAAAGCAAGATACGGCAGAGGAAATAATACTCTCTACCGACATGATGTGGTCGATATAACGAGACAGGGTCTCCAATTAATGGCTGACGGTATCTATACGAGAGTATTAAGtagctataaaaaaaagaacatcaCTACTTTTCG ATCACACGCAAGCGATATGTTGGAACTGTTTGACGATCTCGAATCTATTTTGGCGTCgggaaataattttctactgGGTACCTGGTTAGCCCAGGCGAAAGATATGGCCGTCGACGAAGAAGAGAAACGTTCTTACGAATATAATGCGAGAAATCAGATTACTCTGTGGGGCCCAAATGGCGAGATCAGAGACTACGCGAATAAACAGTGGTCGGGAGTGGTCGCAGATTACTTCAAGTCTAGATGGGCGCTCTTCCTGACGGCCCTCGAAAAATCGTTGGTCCAAGGAACTAAGCTCAACATCAGCGAGATTAACGACAGGATATTTCACGAGGTCGAGCAGCCTTTCACCTTTTCTACGAAGCTTTATCCGACGGAGTTAAAAG GTGACACTATCGACATagcgatgaaaataatttccaagTGGTACGCAGAAGAATCATCGTCAAACGCAAAGAtacattga
- the LOC105670493 gene encoding uncharacterized protein — protein MKILCSLMVILILRQVIAGIVRKPPAFSAPVYSNSYLPAAMQVIFHTVEQLRQLQEDEILQEQSVSKPSPSTSTLTSPSTESMKHQQSQSTTPEGISTTTTAATVNVHNRTQTPELLSTSTPTSEISSQGSSKTYDGLTKAVQHATSTASVSVVFDGNHEELPEVNEETTEANYESTATPETNHESPEHVHEIQESNQEFPEKSEEEKSDASQQQSTQISVTEALDSQKKREPSVDSIIGEIYGIVKTTTSPFSEESDSTDNSKSGISIEKMESIEDEEEETRFTLLGEKVAQVPRPSLNSYLRRAKVPPRPAIQQLANLYDALSKDARKQGFARFAGYSDDVLTTLQSSAEGGVGPQLKRLLDKVVVQNELTRDDAKKKALQALRDLDDPASALSKDIRRLLPLRYTP, from the exons ATGAAGATATTATGCAGTTTAATGGTAATTTTGATTCTTCGACAG GTCATCGCCGGAATCGTTAGGAAGCCGCCAGCCTTTTCAGCACCAGTGTATTCGAATTCGTATCTCCCCGCCGCCATGCAG GTAATTTTTCACACGGTCGAGCAATTGAGGCAGCTTCAAGAGGATGAAATATTGCAAGAACAGTCAGTAAGTAAACCATCGCCGTCGACATCGACGTTGACATCGCCGTCGACGGAGTCGATGAAGCATCAGCAATCTCAATCGACGACGCCCGAAGGGATCTCCACGACGACAACCGCTGCAACCGTGAACGTGCATAACAGAACACAGACTCCCGAACTCTTATCAACTTCGACTCCAACGAGCGAAATATCGAGCCAAGGATCATCCAAGACTTACGACGGTCTTACGAAAGCCGTTCAACACGCAACTTCGACCGCGAGCGTCTCGGTCGTATTCGACGGCAATCACGAAGAGTTGCCTGAAGTGAACGAGGAGACGACTGAAGCAAATTATGAGTCTACGGCAACACCAGAAACGAATCACGAATCACCGGAGCATGTGCATGAGATCCAAGAATCGAATCAAGAATTCCCAGAGAAAAGTGAGGAAGAGAAATCTGATGCATCGCAACAGCAATCGACACAGATTTCCGTTACGGAAGCTTTGGATAGTCAAAAGAAGAGGGAACCGTCCGTCGATAGCATCATAGGCGAAATTTACGGAATCGTGAAGACGACCACCTCGCCGTTCAGCGAGGAATCAGATTCTACTGACAATTCGAAGAGCGGAATCTCGATTGAGAAGATGGAGAGTATTGAagacgaagaggaagaaacAAG GTTCACTCTGCTGGGTGAGAAAGTAGCTCAAGTACCGCGGCCGAGTTTGAACAGCTACTTAAGGCGTGCCAAAGTGCCGCCTAGACCGGCTATTCAACAGCTGGCGAATCTTTATGACGCTCTGAGCAAGGATGCGCGGAAGCAGGGATTCGCACGTTTCGCCGGCTATTCAGATGACGTCCTGACGACTTTGCAATCGTCTGCCGAGGGAGGCGTGGGACCGCAGCTGAAGCGGCTGTTAGACAAGGTGGTAGTGCAAAATGAGCTCACCAGAGACGACGCAAAGAAGAAAGCGTTACAGGCGCTGCGAGATCTCGACGATCCTGCCAGTGCGCTCAGCAAGGATATCAGACGCTTATTACCTTTACGTTATACGCCCTGa